In Aspergillus fumigatus Af293 chromosome 2, whole genome shotgun sequence, a genomic segment contains:
- a CDS encoding PA and RING finger domain protein, whose protein sequence is MRPPRLVSIVFCILFFPIFLTLFSALSSSPRVADPSSLAGQTTGFHAFFSFNIPSSLFPPSAIISLTDDNSTFFLARPAAFGPLLSDKGLSGPLWVGSGFGEKTSGGAEGELGCSDIPGWGDGDSRRSPDKSTIAADKTSSSGIRDGLAASLGQHRADPQQESDSEHLAAGVASPPSTNDGTDDHLHHPLPDSDVVDAGAPEKPRERQNKPAAHADIQSLQESAEIDGKVVLLSRGGCGFLEKVKWAQRRGAIAVIVGDDTRGGSLVTMYARGDTSNVTIPAVFTSYTTAHLLSSLMPPQAGAESSLDEKAASSRTVVSSGPDKQRLSPTTTTSVTPSSTPTTQAAVDEQLQTAPRPKTGFFHSLLSLLGLGRSNNGHALQKFEDSRRPPNSGNIDWVRLGDKQQSNKPHNSAAHDRKESESVSSLADGDGFIIGVQDWRDPDLVPARTISLPSPSSVASSAKTESGNSAKSQKKTSNSPKGGSITPGSGEYRSVDRSSDNKEVPSRDGSPVNSAGNAGSDKGWFFKRFFAPRRTEGANLYKPANNKMRRNTDQNAKVTEHEGLWVTLTPTSMSTSPFFDTLLVLVVSPLLTLTVVYALLLIRSRIRRRRWRAPKSIVERLPVRTYHTIPTPSSAASSSRSSSPGPVSPTSPLLGSRSRPELAPSRSSFLRSGTAEAKKTRNMDSAKGEKSGSASSVWRRKYTGRQVECVVCLEEYIDGQSRVMSLPCGHEFHAECITPWLTTRRRTCPICKGDVVRSMAQNTTAESRDSSQRMVDGDDHHGFESHRSVSSAPMLIANPGEEETSAPEHYGASDLGPLQGHASSAPPSSSWRNMASLSLSALSGDTIWHQTQPDNDR, encoded by the exons ATGCGACCGCCACGCCTAGTATCTATAGTCTTTTgtatcctcttctttcccattTTCCTTACCCTGTTCTCAGCTCTTTCGTCATCTCCTCGCGTGGCTGATCCCAGTTCGCTCGCTGGTCAAACGACTGGATTTCacgctttcttctccttcaataTACCTTCCTCGCTTTTCCCACCATCCGCTATAATCAGCCTTACCGATGACAACTCGACTTTTTTCCTGGCCAGACCTGCAGCATTTGGCCCTCTTCTTTCAGATAAGGGACTAAGTGGCCCGCTCTGGGTGGGCAGTGGTTTTGGGGAGAAAACTAGTGGTGGCGCAGAGGGAGAGTTGGGCTGTTCGGATATCCCAGGATGGGGGGATGGTGACAGCCGTCGCAGCCCGGATAAGTCCACGATAGCCGCAGACAAGACCTCTTCATCTGGTATTAGGGATGGTCTTGCGGCCTCTTTAGGTCAACACCGGGCTGATCCCCAGCAAGAATCAGATTCAGAACATCTTGCAGCTGGGGTAGCCTCTCCACCCTCGACGAACGACGGCACCGACGACCATTTGCATCATCCTTTACCTGATTCAGATGTGGTAGACGCAGGTGCGCCGGAAAAGCCTCGAGAGCGCCAAAATAAGCCGGCTGCTCATGCAGATATACAATCCTTGCAGGAGAGCGCTGAGATAGATGGCAAAGTTGTATTGCTAAGCAGAGGCGGCTGTGGTTTTCTGGAAAAGGTCAAATGGGCCCAACGACGCGGAGCGATCGCCGTGATTGTGGGTGATGATACGCGAGGAGGAAGTCTCGTGACGATGTATGCCCGAGGGGACACATCCAATGTGACTATACCGGCTGTTTTCACGTCTTACACGACCGCGCACTTGCTATCATCTTTGATGCCTCCGCAGGCCGGAGCAGAGTCAAGCTTGGACGAAAAAGCCGCGTCTAGTCGCACTGTAGTCTCCAGCGGTCCGGACAAGCAGCGTTTGAGTCCAACAACAACCACATCGGTCACCCCGTCTTCTACCCCTACGACCCAGGCTGCGGTGGATGAGCAGCTTCAGACTGCCCCAAGACCGAAAACTGGATTCTTTCATTCTCTCCTTTCACTACTAGGTTTGGGTAGGAGCAACAATGGACACGCCTTGCAGAAATTTGAAGACAGTCGACGACCACCTAACAGCGGAAACATTGACTGGGTTCGGCTGGGTGATAAGCAGCAATCGAATAAGCCACACAACAGTGCTGCTCATGATCGCAAAGAATCTGAGAGCGTTTCGAGCCTTGCCGACGGCGATGGCTTCATCATTGGTGTGCAGGACTGGCGAGATCCAGATCTTGTACCCGCCAGAACCATCTCTCTGCCGTCGCCGAGTAGCGTTGCAAGCTCGGCGAAGACTGAGTCGGGCAACAGTGCGAAGAGCCAAAAGAAGACTTCTAATTCACCGAAGGGCGGTAGCATCACTCCAGGAAGCGGTGAATATCGGAGCGTTGATAGATCTAGCGACAACAAAGAAGTCCCTTCGCGTGATGGCTCTCCGGTAAATTCTGCTGGAAACGCCGGATCAGACAAGGGTTGGTTTTTCAAGCGCTTCTTTGCACCTAGACGTACAGAAGGCGCCAACTTGTATAAACCAGCAAACAACAAGATGCGCAGGAATACCGATCAAAATGCCAAGGTTACCGAACATGAGGGCCTGTGGGTGACGTTGACCCCAACAAGCATGTCTACAAGCCCCTTCTTCGATACCCTGCTTGTTCTAGTTGTCAGTCCCCTGCTCACTTTGACGGTCGTGTATGCTCTGCTTTTGATTCGATCTCGTATTCGTCGAAGGCGTTGGCGGGCTCCGAAGTCCATCGTGGAACGCCTTCCGGTGAGGACCTACCACACAATCCCGACGCCTTCGTCTGCAGCAAGTTCCTCTCGATCTTCCAGTCCTGGACCAGTCTCGCCGACTTCCCCATTGCTAGGTTCTCGGAGTCGGCCGGAGCTGGCCCCATCACGCTCCTCGTTCTTGCGTAGCGGTACAGCTGAAGCCAAGAAGACTCGGAACATGGACTCGGCAAAAGGCGAGAAGTCCGGTTCGGCCTCCTCTGTTTGGCGCCGCAAGTACACTGGACGGCAGGTGGAATGTGTTGTATGTCTCGAAGAATACATTGATGGGCAAAGCAGAGTGATGAGCCTACCTTGCGGCCATGAGTTCCATGCGGAATGCAT AACTCCATGGCTGACGACCCGTCGGCGGACGTGCCCAATTTGTAAGGGAGACGTCGTTCGCTCCATGGCTCAAAACACCACTGCGGAATCACGTGACTCGTCACAGCGAAtggttgatggtgatgatcatcatggctTCGAATCCCATCGAAGCGTTTCGTCCGCCCCTATGCTCATTGCGAACCcgggggaggaagagacCTCTGCCCCTGAACACTACGGAGCCTCAGATTTGGGGCCACTGCAAGGTCATGCCTCCTCTGCACCTCCGTCTTCCAGTTGGAGGAATATGGCATCGCTTAGCCTTTCAGCCTTGAGTGGCGATACTATTTGGCATCAGACTCAGCCAGATAACGACCGATGA
- a CDS encoding EI24 domain-containing protein, with protein sequence MADKLKGALHEEADNFKAVAHGIAVSGAYLYPVKGILFFSYHKDLWRPFISRAVQTIGLGLGVTTAMFFFTYVPQAAIMTFTSGPLAPISAALLVLSESSTITNLLARSFVLADALTDTFDGTLVARGHTELVAKGRQIKASGGGAVSRLGRLLNRPLERMRPSALVRSLMLLPLNFIPVIGTILYVYMQGKKTGPVAHLRYFQLKGWDERKREEWVKKNQGGYTGFGMAAFLFEMIPFASLMFSFTNAVGAALWATDMEKAMQ encoded by the exons ATGGCGGATAAACTGAAAGGCGCCCTCCACGAAGAGGCAGACAATTTCAAAGCTGTTGCCCACGGCATCGCCGTATCAGGCGCGTATCTCTACCCAGTGAAA ggcattctcttcttctcctacCACAAAGACCTTTGGCGCCCTTTCATCTCTCGTGCTGTCCAGACCATCGGTCTTGGCCTCGGCGTCACAACCgccatgttcttcttcacctACGTCCCGCAAGCAGCCATCATGACCTTCACCAGCGGCCCGCTGGCCCCGATTTCCGCCGCGCTGCTCGTCCTCAGCGAAAGCTCGACCATCACCAATCTTCTCGCGCGGTCGTTTGTCCTCGCTGACGCGCTGACCGATACCTTTGATGGCACTCTTGTCGCACGCGGACACACGGAGCTGGTGGCAAAAGGGCGCCAGATCAAAGCCTCTGGTGGAGGAGCGGTGTCTAGACTGGGGAGGTTGCTGAACCGGCCGCTGGAGCGGATGAGACCATCGGCGCTGGTAAGGTCGCTGATGCTCCTGCCGTTGAATTTTATTCCAGTCATAGGGACAATACTGTATGTGTATATGCaggggaagaagactggGCCAGTGGCGCATTTGAGATATTTTCAGTTGAAGGGGTGGgatgagaggaagagagaggagtgggtgaagaagaatcagggAGGGTATACTGG GTTTGGAATGGCTGCGTTTCTGTTTGAAATGATTCCGTTTGCCTCGTTGATGTTTTCGTTCACGAATGCGGTTGGTGCGGCGCTCTGGGCTACGGAcatggagaaggcgatgCAGTAG
- a CDS encoding glutathione S-transferase codes for MAAKQEQADYHLIGLFTRYSSWTARVEIVLEYFQIPYTEQQIKVDDIRKFSPSGLVPLLECHSLSSTMRINDSLAICEFLAESNPHLSLWPPDRLLRAMARSAAAEMHSGFAALRNTYPTNFIVQYTGNIPVPEAAKKDIQRLFTIWDNARQAAKTRLAELGEKDDGFLFGGFSIADAFFWPVLWRFRTYNLPLEGASADVVKWIETMWNDPTMQKLAHKYYRQAELPESHMERYENIFPDRDDIQYARFPEDWKFTVPGKL; via the exons ATGGCCGCAAAGCAGGAACAAGCAGACTATCACCTCATCGGGCTCTTCACCCGATATTCAA GCTGGACTGCGCGCGTCGAAATAGTCCTGGAGTATTTCCAAATCCCATATACAGAGCAACAAATCAAAGTTGACGAT ATCCGCAAATTCTCCCCCTCGGGACTTGTCCCCCTGCTCGAATGTCACTCTCTGAGCTCGACCATGCGCATTAATGACTCACTCGCCATCTGCGAGTTTCTCGCAGAGTCAAATCCCCATCTCAGCCTGTGGCCGCCTGACCGCCTCCTCAGAGCCATGGCGCGCAGTGCCGCGGCCGAAATGCACTCTGGATTCGCGGCACTGCGAAACACATACCCCACAAACTTTATAGTGCAGTATACAGGCAATATCCCCGTGCCTGAGGCCGCGAAGAAAGATATCCAGCGTCTATTTACAATTTGGGATAATGCGCGACAGGCAGCGAAGACGCGGTTGGCTGAGCTGGGCGAGAAGGACGACGGGTTCTTGTTTGGGGGGTTCAGTATTGCGGATGCGTTCTTCTGGCCGGTGCTCTGG CGCTTCCGCACGTACAATCTCCCTCTCGAAGGCGCCAGCGCTGATGTGGTGAAGTGGATCGAGACCATGTGGAATGACCCTACCATGCAGAAGTTGGCGCACAAGTATTACCGCCAGGCGGAGCTTCCGGAGTCTCATATGGAGCGGTATGAGAATATCTTCCCTGATCGTGATGATATCCAGTATGCAAGGTTTCCGGAGGATTGGAAGTTTACTGTTCCTGGAAAGTTGTGA
- a CDS encoding ubiquitin-binding TORC1 subunit KOG1, with the protein MRDPTINMEQDIAAKPQATSLQVEPRKNQKSVRVAFGPDLDTYIPPRDKSPAPSSGHHRSYTTVEHSQPSISSLHRPASSSAGDNAAAFEPSPRLTSDRASDSGGRPTAALKRARSDYGPRLGFDKSAVADEEEDFAMRHGWQEEYTSSEYLKVLHSNFYMYFTEKRHDTNGIPRDPVGSWPSQDWRMKDRLKTVSAALAICLNIGVDPPDVVKTNPSAKLECWVDPTSTTGGGQNKIMEQIGKKLQEQYETLSLRTRYKQYLDPSVDETKKFCISLRRNAKDERVLFHYNGHGVPLPTQSGEIWVFNKNYTQYIPVSLYDLQSWLAGPSLFVFDVSHAGNIVQNFHIFVEKHEKENLEAKKRDPNAVVQNYGDCILLAACQKNESLPTNPDLPADLFTCCLTTPIEIALRYFILQNPLQTNLSIDEFRVPGRLQDRRSPLGELNWIFTAITDTIAWNTLPRALFKKLFRQDLMVAALFRNFLLSERIMRTYKCHPISSPELPETHHHPLWKSWDLAVEMVLSQLPALIDHEEGRRQYEYQHSTFFAEQLTAFEVYLSSGPTEKNPPDQLPIVLQVLLSQAHRLRALILLSKFLDLGPWAVHLALSIGIFPYVVKLLQSAAQELKPVMVFIWARIMAVDHTVQNDLLKDNGIHYFISILNPSSPIPVGNASEHRAMCAFIVSIFCKNYPQGQNVCLSGELFDSCLKHLTDVENPLLRQWSCLCISMLWSDFPEAKWMGIRCAAPARLCELNFDPVPEVRAAMLHAATTFLGIPDLTDQVAQIEESLALAVLPMASDGSVLVRKELLVFFSTFVKRYQNKFLVAAYEEFQDEKQTLLLRLEHDGSRGFTMEDVQNGTANSRNKSQKLSQNTAFGTIWKQLLILSVDPHPDIAQDASTIIDYIHLTLLASPMASLTDKARKEIMELTSRLSQKLQVRERAESKKAAPPPAPPSQTAAPKQEGYLSLSIKRTASVAASLKNLAFGGPPQNEQQSSQNVTSPTKSRTPVTPRGRAPPEWTRPPEVNDQVASAAAYHQAPIPPSRGFEPRDPSLAPMIPLLSRFLDWSTEYFREPQMKPNEPDEPGSADYNERLWRRGRNEKIITETQPLKGKAGSSRWDNSLALLTNTSQPLKMCFHQFEDHLAVADDRDTIAIWDWQRHKRLNRFSNGNPPGSRINEVRYINEDDQALLMTGSSDGVLKVFRNYESPKEVEIVTAFRALPELIPSNRNAGLVFDWQQGQGKALVAGDVKVIRVWNAATEVCTNDIPARSGSCITSLTSDQVAGNIFVAGFGDGAVRVFDQRLKPTTSMVKVWREHKQWITNVHMQRGGLRELVSGSRNGEIRLWDLRMDGPISTIYATKDTLRTLSVHEHAPVFMVGTNRHEVKTFNMDGTYLSTFEPYSSFLHHNRSSPIASTAFHPHRTILACAALNDNHINLVSC; encoded by the exons ATGAGGGATCCCACCATCAACATGGAGCAAGACATTGCAGCGAAACCGCAGGCGACAAGCCTTCAAGTTGAACCACGCAAGAATCAAAAGTCCGTCCGTGTCGCTTTCGGTCCGGATTTGGACACTTATATTCCTCCGCGCGATAAGTCACCCGCGCCGTCCTCAGGCCACCACAGATCTTACACCACTGTTGAACATTCGCAACCATCTATATCGTCGCTTCACCGTCCAGCCAGTTCATCAGCAGGAGATAATGCGGCAGCCTTCGAGCCGAGTCCTCGGTTGACGTCAGATCGAGCTTCAGACTCCGGCGGAAGACCGACAGCAGCTCTGAAAAGGGCTCGAAGTGACTATGGACCGAGATTGGGATTCGACAAGTCTGCTGTTgccgatgaggaagaagacttTGCCATGCGACATGGGTGGCAGGAGGAGTACACCTCAAGCGAGTACCTTAAGGTTCTACACTCG AACTTTTACATGTACTTCACAGAGAAGCGGCACGATACGAACGGCATCCCAAGAGACCCAGTTGGAAGCTGGCCCAGTCAGGATTGGCGCATGAAGGATCGTTTGAAGACAGTTTCGGCTGCCCTCGCCATCTGCTTGAACATCGGTGTCGACCCTCCTGACGTGGTGAAGACGAACCCATCAGCCAAGTTGGAATGCTGGGTGGATCCTACATCGACCACGGGCGGTGGCCAGAACAAGATAATGGAGCAGATTGGAAAGAAGTTGCAGGAGCAGTACGAAACTCTCAGCTTAAGAACTAGATACAAGCAGTATCTTGACCCTTCAGTTGATGAGACGAAAAAGTTCTGCATTTCTCTGCGCCGTAACGCTAAGGATGAGAGGGTTCTCTTTCACTACAACGGTCACGGTGTTCCGTTGCCTACACAATCGGGAGAAATCTGGGTGTTTAACAAGAACTATACCCAGTACATTCCAGTTAGTTTGTATGATTTGCAATCCTGGCTCGCTGGTCCCAGTCTCTTCGTTTTTGATGTTTCCCACGCAGGGAACATCGTGCAGAATTTCCACATTTTTGTGGAGAAGCACGAAAAGGAGAACCTTGAAGCCAAAAAGCGTGATCCAAATGCCGTGGTTCAGAACTACGGGGATTGCATCCTTCTGGCAGCTTGTCAGAAGAACGAGTCACTACCTACCAATCCCGACCTCCCCGCAGACCTTTTCACCTGCTGCCTGACCACACCGATAGAGATAGCACTGCGCTACTTCATTCTCCAGAATCCCCTCCAGACAAATCTCTCAATTGACGAATTCAGAGTCCCTGGTCGTTTGCAGGACCGCAGAAGCCCTCTCGGCGAGTTGAACTGGATCTTCACCGCAATCACTGACACCATTGCATGGAACACATTGCCACGGGCATTGTTCAAGAAGCTTTTCCGACAAGATTTGATGGTGGCTGCACTTTTCAGGAACTTTCTTCTCAGCGAGCGCATCATGCGCACGTACAAGTGTCACCCGATATCCTCACCCGAACTCCCAGAgactcatcatcatccgctTTGGAAAAGCTGGGATCTTGCTGTTGAGATGGTGCTATCTCAGCTACCAGCTCTCATTGACCATGAAGAAGGCCGCAGACAATACGAGTACCAACATTCCACTTTTTTCGCGGAACAACTCACTGCTTTTGAGGTCTACCTCTCATCCGGTCCAACCGAGAAGAACCCGCCGGATCAACTCCCTATCGTTCTGCAAGTTCTACTTAGCCAGGCACATCGACTAAGGGCCCTCATCCTCTTGAGTAAGTTTCTTGACTTGGGACCGTGGGCTGTTCATCTCGCTCTGAGCATCGGTATTTTCCCGTATGTTGTCAAACTGCTACAATCAGCAGCCCAAGAGCTGAAACCTGTCATGGTGTTCATTTGGGCACGGATTATGGCAGTGGATCACACCGTTCAGAACGATCTGCTGAAGGACAATGGCATCCATTATTTCATCTCTATCCTTAACCCTTCATCACCCATTCCTGTGGGTAACGCGAGTGAGCACCGAGCAATGTGTGCCTTTATTGTTTCGATATTTTGTAAGAACTATCCTCAGGGACAGAATGTGTGCCTTTCTGGCGAGCTTTTTGACTCTTGTCTGAAGCATCTGACTGATGTGGAAAATCCTTTACTCCGACAATGGTCATGTCTCTGCATCAGCATGCTCTGGTCCGACTTTCCCGAAGCCAAGTGGATGGGAATCCGGTGTGCTGCACCCGCAAGACTCTGTGAGCTCAATTTCGACCCCGTTCCGGAGGTCAGGGCAGCGATGCTCCATGCAGCGACCACATTCTTAGGCATTCCTGATTTGACCGATCAGGTGGCACAGATTGAAGAATCCCTGGCATTGGCTGTGCTGCCCATGGCATCAGACGGTAGTGTCCTGGTGAGAAAGGAgctccttgtcttcttctcgaccTTTGTCAAACGCTACCAGAACAAATTCCTGGTCGCCGCATACGAAGAGTTCCAGGACGAGAAGCAAACCCTTCTCCTTCGGTTAGAGCACGACGGCTCTCGAGGCTTCACAATGGAAGATGTGCAGAATGGAACTGCAAACTCACGCAACAAATCACAGAAATTGTCGCAGAATACCGCGTTCGGCACGATCTGGAAACAACTTCTTATACTCTCTGTTGACCCACACCCTGATATTGCGCAAGACGCTAGCACGATTATTGACTACATCCACCTCACCCTTCTAGCGTCTCCCATGGCGTCGCTTACTGACAAGGCCCGAAAGGAAATTATGGAACTCACTAGCCGGTTGTCACAGAAATTACAAGTTCGCGAGAGAGCGGAATCGAAAAAGGCCGCGCCtccaccagctcctccttcccagACGGCTGCTCCCAAACAGGAAGGATACTTGTCATTGAGTATCAAAAGAACAGCCAGTGTGGCCGCTTCACTCAAGAACCTTGCTTTCGGTGGACCCCCTCAGAACGAGCAACAATCATCGCAGAACGTAACATCGCCCACAAAGAGCCGCACTCCCGTCACCCCTCGAGGACGTGCCCCCCCCGAATGGACCCGGCCTCCGGAAGTCAACGACCAGGTCGCTTCCGCGGCCGCTTATCACCAGGCTCCAATTCCTCCCTCGCGCGGTTTTGAACCCCGAGACCCATCTCTAGCCCCCATGATACCCCTTCTGAGTCGGTTTCTTGATTGGTCCACAGAG TATTTCCGTGAGCCCCAGATGAAGCCCAACGAGCCCGACGAACCCGGTAGCGCCGACTACAACGAGCGCCTCTGGAGACGTGGCCGCaacgagaagatcatcacGGAAACCCAGCCTCTCAAGGGAAAAGCAGGCAGCAGTCGCTGGGATAACTCTTTGGCCCTGCTTACTAATACCAGTCAGCCCCTGAAGATGTGTTTCCATCAATTTGAGGATCACCTCGCAGTTGCGGATGACCGGGACACGATCGC AATTTGGGACTGGCAGAGACACAAGCGTCTTAATAGGTTTTCCAACGGGAACCCGCCGGGCTCAAGGATCAACGAAGTTCGCTATATCAACGAGGACGATCAAGCGCTGCTGATGACCGGGTCCTCCGACGGGGTACTCAAAGTATTCAGAAATTACGAATCCCCGAAAGAGGTGGAGATAGTGACAGCTTTCCGTGCTTTGCCGGAACTAATCCCAAGCAATAGAAATGCCGGTCTTGTTTTCGATTggcagcaaggccaaggcaAAGCATTGGTTGCTGGGGATGTGAAGGTGATCCGTGTGTGGAACGCGGCCACTGAAGTCTGCACCAAC GACATCCCCGCTCGCTCAGGGTCTTGCATTACCTCCCTGACTTCCGACCAGGTGGCAGGGAACATCTTTGTGGCCGGATTCGGCGACGGTGCAGTCCGCGTCTTTGATCAACGTCTAAAACCTACAACCTCGATGGTGAAGGTTTGGCGTGAGCACAAGCAATGGATCACCAACGTCCACATGCAACGGGGTGGGTTGAGGGAGCTCGTGTCCGGCAGTCGAAATGGCGAGATCAGATTGTGGGATCTTCGCATGGATGGCCCGATCTCAACAATTTATGCCACCAAAGATACCCTCAGGACGTTGAGTGTTCACGAGCACGCTCCCGTATTCATGGT CGGCACGAATCGCCATGAGGTCAAGACATTCAACATGGATGGAACATATCTGTCCACGTTCGAACCATACTCTAGCTTCCTGCACCACAACCGCTCTTCCCCCATTGCCAGCACTGCCTTCCACCCACATCGTACCATTCTTGCCTGCGCCGCGCTTAATGATAACCACATCAACCTTGTGAGTTGCTAG